Proteins encoded in a region of the Bombyx mori chromosome 23, ASM3026992v2 genome:
- the LOC101736495 gene encoding uncharacterized protein LOC101736495, which translates to MTYHSETSAKAIFASEVVSNIYNSFEQWYFTIAFCEFSYMENRIIKYTENYGNGNPVMLVNTCPRNDRAKFKPKYNIHGQTVYIITSENLRLEDSEQAVESLKRTGVFQPRSAVIFVVNIPVEIDSYFFYNVKMHFQLLWSRSITNSVLMVWSHKLRAYSYNPFFDEIRDITNVSDVSGFLDSQYKNLFGHELRLSVYRTIYLDDEIGPIRCHKNYLAKTVIDKLNATCKSLVPRDGSTVGDLLDNGTATGATSDLIDGYSDMELNSRILKNSFYGYIDTTYPLTQDELCFIVKKSDKQSTFTTVLNLLTSELLISLICFAICFVGIALIVRKIEKTLMKIEDKKTVGSVMIDILKCFLRQTAEIKFFGPVFRCITLAIVIYSLIINSVIDAILTSAITYPRYKPNLNTMNDLVKSNLTLGVHNRDFGIFNSSLNSEYYESLKNRIEIFSDKQIKKFIDERQFQYAVLLRRTEAENIVRKPANMKNGRKLFHIVAECPVPCSMVFCLRYGSPFKPILESILHRLSQYGVLKHWTDTEEYNYNRNTLNAENKERKSLSISNVYEVFLVTLGGFLISTIVFIIEVFLHAFDRYSQLQKKGN; encoded by the exons ATGACTTACCATTCTGAAACATCCGCAAAAGCAATATTTGCTTCCGAAGTTGTTAGCaatatttataattcatttgagCAGTGGTATTTTACCATTGCCTTTTGTGAATTTTCATACATGGAAAacagaataattaaatataccGAAAATTACGGTAATGGAAATCCTGTGATGCTCGTAAATACCTGTCCTCGCAACGATAGGGCAAAGTTCAAGCCGAAGTACAATATTCACGGTCAAACGGTTTACATTATAACATCGGAAAATTTACGTTTAGAAGACAGCGAGCAAGCAGTTGAATCTTTAAAACGCACTGGAGTTTTTCAGCCAAGAAGTGCTGTGATTTTTGTCGTAAACATTCCCGTTGAAATAGACAGCTATTTCTTTTATAACGTTAAGATGCACTTCCAATTATTGTGGAGCAGGAGTATCACAAACTCTGTCCTAATGGTGTGGTCGCATAAGTTACGAGCGTACAGTTATAATCCGTTTTTTGACGAAATACGAGACATTACGAACGTCTCAGACGTAAGCGGTTTTTTGGATTCACAGTATAAAAATCTTTTCGGGCACGAATTGAGATTAAGCGTTTATAGAACGATATATCTTGATGACGAAATAGGTCCGATACGTTGTCACAAAAATTATCTAGCAAAAACTGTAATCGACAAATTGAACGCTACTTGTAAATCTTTAGTTCCTAGAGACGGTTCGACGGTGGGAGATTTGCTAGACAACGGAACAGCGACGGGAGCCACGTCAGATTTAATTGATGGATACTCCGATATGGAATTGAATTCtagaattttgaaaaattcCTTTTATGGCTACATTGATACCACATACCCATTAACACAGGACGAACTTTGCTTCATAGTGAAAAAATCAGATAAACAATCCACGTTCACAACGGTGTTAAATTTATTAACGAGTGAACTCCTTATTTCCCTAATTTGCTTTGCAATTTGTTTCGTTGGCATCGCGCTCATCGTTCGAAAGATTGAAAAAACTTTAATGAAAATCGAAGATAAGAAAACTGTTGGTTCTGTAATGATTGACATCCTAAAATGTTTCCTGCGACAAACTGCAGAAATAAAATTCTTTGGTCCTGTATTCAGATGCATTACGTTGGCTATTGTCATTTATTCGCTTATTATAAACTCAGTCATAGAT GCAATATTGACATCAGCAATAACTTATCCAAGATACAAACCAAACCTAAATACTATGAATGATCTTGTGAAAAGCAATCTTACCCTCGGAGTGCACAACAGAGATTTTGGAATCTTTAATTCAAGTCTGAACTCGGAGTATTACGAAAGCTTAAAAAATCGTATCGAAATTTTCAGCGACAAACAAATCAAAAAGTTCATCGACGAGAGACAATTTCAGTACGCTGTGCTGTTGCGTAGGACTGAAGCTGAGAACATAGTGCGGAAACCGGCTAATATGAAAAACGGGAGAAAATTGTTTCATATCGTAGCCGAATGTCCTGTCCCGTGCTCAATGGTCTTCTGCTTGCGTTATGGGAGTCCATTCAAACCTATATTAGAAAGCATACTACATCGATTAAGCCAATACGGTGTACTGAAACATTGGACGGATACAGAAGAATACAATTACAATCGCAACACGCTCAACGCAGAAAACAAAGAGAGGAAGTCGTTGAGCATTTCCAATGTTTACGAGGTTTTTTTGGTGACACTAGGTGGTTTTTTAATTAGTACCATAGTTTTTATAATAGAAGTATTTTTACATGCTTTTGACAGGTACtcacaattacaaaaaaaaggtaattaa
- the LOC101736296 gene encoding uncharacterized protein LOC101736296, which yields MYDKIFVLLTVVGVSVVSAKAQLFAQSTPNGYLTNPTAAPVTFPPFGANVAVQGQRYPTLRDFSNVPFGEYATSNPFQQHGAYDCSLCKRKLNSTDDEVRIGSPKQFSQEFPQSVTSTLPNSSDSLNFGFNEPSFPTSDASSSGQQIPESSAQNSALHRENVAIISSDPNPNSQNLQTSTAPSLLEQNTRSYLPMTSSKSELVSGSSSQQTSEESESTSSIKPSYSTSNSLQNSLKPVDTGLPEISVRFGAESSTSKPYGALAQAQSPYNPLSYVPQSTGIPYTPPAQPYSSNGFLGSPNFLAGIPKTQVYSPFSNTYPYPTGISNQAFAQGYSPYGFSNFSPYTSNSVYSAPSGFNGIGFNPALSAPNNVPVYSNSYSTNGRIVYPGQSQIPSNYPFGYNSNTFYQNTASPPLFNYQNSNFNSAQASPTSTPFVSQPFNAGQSSFPQTLGGSGFLNNGAPRPGFSNFGSPTTYTQTYSGALPYSVPDLRQSSFVSSTAATPTYSSSPYSTPSLVQSGYPSSTAATPTYSTALGLPQVNYNGQPAQ from the exons ATGTACGATAAG ATTTTCGTTCTATTGACTGTAGTGGGTGTGAGTGTCGTTTCTGCCAAAGCACAGCTGTTTGCACAGAGTACTCCGAATGGTTACTTAACAAATCCCACCGCTGCGCCAGTGACGTTCCCACCGTTTGGCGCAAATGTTGCAGTGCAGGGACAAAGGTATCCGACGCTAAGAGATTTTTCTAACGTGCCGTTTGGAGAATATGCAACATCTAACCCATTTCAGCAGCACGGAGCTTATGATTGCAGTTtatgtaaaagaaaattaaatagcaCAGATGACGAAGTACGAATCGGTTCCCCTAAACAATTTTCTCAAGAATTCCCCCAATCAGTAACATCAACACTTCCAAATTCAAGCGACAGCTTAAATTTTGGCTTTAATGAACCATCATTTCCGACGTCTGACGCATCTAGTTCCGGTCAACAGATACCTGAGTCTTCAGCACAAAATAGCGCTTTACATCGTGAAAATGTGGCCATAATATCTTCAGATCCGAATCCGAATTCTCAGAACTTACAAACCTCAACAGCACCTTCATTATTAGAACAAAATACAAGATCGTATCTTCCTATGACTTCTTCTAAATCTGAGTTAGTTTCTGGTTCGTCATCACAACAAACATCTGAAGAAAGTGAATCTACTTCCTCTATTAAACCTTCATATTCGACTTCAAATTCATTACAGAATTCACTTAAACCAGTGGATACTGGCCTCCCTGAAATTTCGGTAAGATTTGGAGCTGAATCTTCAACAAGTAAACCATACGGAGCTCTTGCTCAAGCACAGTCTCCGTATAATCCGTTGAGCTATGTTCCTCAATCAACAGGAATACCGTATACGCCTCCAGCTCAGCCTTACTCTTCAAATGGTTTCTTAGGTTCTCCTAATTTCTTAGCCGGAATCCCGAAAACTCAGGTGTACTCACCCTTCTCAAACACTTACCCTTATCCTACAGGAATATCGAATCAAGCTTTTGCACAAGGATACTCTCCTTATGGTTTTTCGAACTTTTCTCCTTATACTAGTAATTCGGTATACTCAGCACCTTCCGGGTTCAATGGCATTGGTTTTAATCCTGCTTTATCTGCTCCCAATAATGTGCCAGTATATAGTAACAGTTATTCTACGAATGGAAGAATAGTTTATCCTGGCCAATCACAAATCCCATCTAACTACCCATTTGGTTATAATAGTAATACTTTTTACCAAAATACTGCGTCCCCACCACTGTTTAATTATCAAAATTCGAATTTTAATTCAGCTCAAGCTTCTCCAACTTCAACGCCATTCGTATCTCAACCGTTTAACGCCGGGCAATCTTCTTTTCCTCAGACCCTAGGTGGTTCAGGATTTTTAAATAACGGAGCACCACGCCCAGGATTTTCTAACTTTGGTTCTCCTACAACATATACTCAAACTTATTCAGGAGCTTTGCCTTATAGCGTTCCCGATCTGAGACAGTCTAGTTTTGTTTCATCCACTGCTGCTACGCCAACATACTCGAGCTCACCGTATAGTACTCCTAGTCTGGTACAGTCCGGTTATCCCTCATCTACTGCAGCCACTCCGACTTATTCCACTGCACTTGGATTACCTCAAGTGAATTACAACGGTCAACCAGCTCAATAA
- the CPFL4 gene encoding cuticular protein CPFL family 4 precursor (The RefSeq protein has 1 substitution compared to this genomic sequence): MYTKLIVALCAVSVVRAGGLLGAAPLAYSHAIAAPAVVTKTISPAVSSVSSYSTHTAHGGHIAAYGAAPVFTKTIAAPAVSYAAAPAYSYATGPAYSYAAAPSYAYAASPVVTKTISPAVSSVSSYSSTTAHGSPSFATHSAHGAPAIAAYSAHATPAVATYSAPVVAKAIAPAVAYAAPAVVSKTISPAVSSVSSYSSTTAHGGSYGGLYAAPAVSTYAAAPIVTKSYAAPAVATYAAAPVVAKYAAPAYATYSTGPLVAKTYAAPAVTTYAATAPVLKSAVTYSAAPAVSHISFSGHGATYGW; this comes from the exons ATGTACACCAAG CTGATCGTTGCTCTGTGCGCTGTAAGCGTAGTCCGCGCTGGTGGTCTCCTCGGAGCTGCTCCCTTGGCTTACAGCCACGCTATCGCGGCTCCTGCTGTGGTAACTAAAACCATCAGTCCAGCTGTGTCTTCGGTTTCTTCTTACTCAACTCACACCGCTCACGGTGGCCACATCGCTGCCTACGGTGCTGCTCCAGTCTTCACTAAGACCATTGCTGCTCCTGCCGTCTCTTATGCTGCTGCACCAGCATACTCATACGCTACTGGCCCAGCATATTCGTACGCCGCTGCACCATCGTACGCTTATGCTGCATCTCCGGTTGTGACCAAGACCATTTCTCCAGCTGTTTCCTCAGTATCTTCTTACTCGTCCACAACCGCTCATGGATCACCATCTTTCGCGACATACTCTGCTCACGGTGCTCCAGCCATCGCCGCATACTCCGCCCACGCTACACCCGCAGTTGCGACGTACTCCGCGCCTGTTGTCGCTAAGGCGATCGCTCCCGCTGTAGCTTACGCTGCACCTGCGGTTGTCTCCAAGACCATCAGTCCTGCAGTATCTTCTGTGTCATCTTACTCCTCTACCACAGCCCATGGTGGTTCTTACGGAGGACTCTACGCTGCCCCCGCTGTATCTACCTATGCTGCTGCGCCGATAGTGACCAAGTCTTATGCCGCCCCTGCTGTGGCTACCTACGCCGCTGCCCCCGTTGTGGCTAAATACGCAGCTCCTGCTTACGCCACCTACTCTACCGGTCCCCTGGTTGCCAAGACCTACGCCGCTCCCGCCGTCACCACCTACGCAGCTACAGCCCCGGTTCTAAAGTCGGCTGTCACATATTCTGCTGCCCCCGCTGTGTCTCACATCTCCTTCAGCGGTCACGGTGCCACATACGGTTGGTAA